GGCCAGTCGCAGGTAGGACAGGATGTTACCTACCACGCCCAGTAACTCCACCGGGGCCATGAGCGCGCCCAGCGGGCCCATCCCACGGATCAGCAGCACCAGCCCTACCAGCACGACCACCAGGCCAGGGGTGGTCCAGCCGGATGGCAACTGCTGCGCCGCTACACCTGCGAGCAAGAACAAGCCACAAAGGCCTACCAGCATCCCTGCGCGCTCCCAGAGCTTGTCGGTATGATGGGCGCACCAGGCGCTCCAGACGCCCAGCACCAGCCCTAATGTCACATGCACTGCGCCTATGGCAAGGGCGAAAATGAGCAGCGGCGCCAGGGCGTCGGGCGAAGAACGCTCGAGCCAGAGGGGCTGCAGGCCCAAAGCGTGGCCGAGCGAGCCGAAAAACTCACCGAACACCAGCCCCCAGACGATGCTCCAGCCCGCCCCCATCATCAGGAAGGCCGTCACGTCCCGCAGGCTGCTGCCTTTATCGCTACGGTAATGAACAAATGCGGCGATCAGCAGGATGACCAGGCCGTAGCCAATATCGCCCAGCATCAGCCCGAAGAACAGGGGCATGAACAACGCCATCCAGGCAGTGGGGTCCAGGCTACCGGCCCGGGGTAATGCCAGCAGTCGGATGAAGAATTCGTAGGGGCGGGCGACGGATTGGTTCTCCAGCAGCACCGGAGCTGTCGAAGCCTCCTCTTGGGACGGCGGCAACTCCTGGATGGCCAACTGGTCGGGCAAGCGATTTTCGAGGGCAGCGACCACTGGCACCAGTTCACGTTGAGGCACCCAGCCGATCAGTACAAAGGCATGGTCGGTTTCGCCCAGATGCCTGCGGGCGCGCAACTGCTCCAGGCGTCGGGCCAGGGCATGGCGAGCGCCCAGCCAGCGCCGCCGATGCCGCTCGGCCGCTTGCTGCAACTGCACATCCACCTGCTCCAATTCGCCTGGGATCCCCTCCAAACGACGCTGGATGCGGCCCAGCGCATCCTGGAACGGGACGTCCTGCAGCGATTCCGGCAACCTCACCTGGCTGACTTGCACCTGGCCCAGCAGTGCCTGCACCTGACCCGCGACTCGCTGGGGTACGACCAGGATGGCGCCGATACGATCGGGGTCGACTTGATCGTACACCAATTCGTATTCCTGCCCGGCAATTGCCTCGACCTCCTCGGCCAGCAGTTCGATGGCCGGACTATAGCGCCGTTGGACCAGCAAGGCGATGGTTTCATACCCCTGCAGTTTCGTCAGTTCCGGCGTGAGCCGCAAGAGCTTGCGAACGGTCTCGGCGTAGCTGGGCAGGATCTCGGCGTCGTTGCGCAGGGCTTCCCGGCGCCGAGCCAGTTCCTCGATGGTGGGCGCGTGGCGATCCAGGTCCGCTTGCAGGCCGGCGCACAGGTCCGTCTCCACCCAGGGAATGGGATGTTCTTCGGGGAGCCTGGGCAGCAGCGCCAGCAACGCGTCCAGGCGCGCGAGCAGGTAGCTGAGAGTCTCCAGCTCTCGCTGCTCGTCAGCCAGCGCGTAGGGTCGTAGCTCAGTGTGCACCTGCTGCCCATCGATGAGCTGAACACAAGCCAGCACTTGTACAGCCTGGAGCGTCTTGTCGAGGTCCCGCTTGTGGCCAATGACCTGCAAGCGTGTCATGGGAATGAGCATAGGTGATTCAGGGCAAGAGGTACTCTACGATCCTGGCCGCCGTTCTATCAATTCGCTGCGATAGATGATGGCGCAGGAATTCTGTTTGCTCCTGACCCTGCCTCCTCAGAACTGCGGCCTCCTCTTCTGCCGCGGCAAGGATAAAACGCCTGCGACCTTCAGCCTCCCGTTCCGCCTCGGCTTGCGCCTGCACCACCAGGTGCTCGGCAGCGTGTTCGGCCTCCTGACGGCGATCCGCAGCTCGCTCTCGGGCTGCGGCGACGCGGTCTGCAGCTGCTTGTTCGGCAGCGTGAATGCTGGAGACGGGATCAGACGACATCATTGCTGTTGCTCCAGGTTTGACCGGAGGAAAGGCGGTTACGGGTCCGGCGTTCTTTGACGCGCTTGAGCCGGTAGACCTCCTCCCGCTCACGCTCGGCCAGGCGCAATCCGATGGTCCGCAACTGGTGGTGCAGACGGGGCAGGAGAATGTGCTCCAGTGCGTTGACGCGACGGGTTGTCTGGCGAATGGCTTCGGCCAGACGGCGCAGACGTAGCTCGCTGTTGGCGACCTTAAGCAATACTTCGAGCTCCGATTCGAAAGCACTCACCACCGCTTCCAGGCGAGGCGTGCTGTCGGTGGGACCGTACGGACGATCCTGGGGTGGAGAAGCCAGCCTTTGCGGTTCGATGCGCAGGACGTTTACGCCCATCACGCGGGTACTCGTCACGGGCACATTGAGGGGATCGAGTCCAGCCAGGGCCAGGCTGCCCAGCACCTCAGGACCGTCCAACGCCTGGGCGAGGGCAAGGCTACGACGGGCGGCAGCGGCCACTTCGTCCAGAGTCTCTACTTCCTCCATGACGGCATCTGCGCTGCTCATCAACTCCTCCATGAGGACGTTTCGTTTTTGCCGTAGCAGTTCTTCAGCTTGAGCAGTCAGCTCGAGCTGCGCCCGCTTCTGATTCAATTCCGAACGCGTTGCGGTGACTTGTTCCAGGGGCATAATAGATGACTCGATCGTGTGATGCTATCACATCATGGTCATACAAAATCGCTACCAACTGTCCTGAAAAGACAGGGATTGGCCTTCTCAACCTTTGGTGGTTTCCTTCCTGGATGTTCCGCATTGTCATCAATGACATTTACGGCTCTTCTATGGTCTCCGGTTGCTGTCGTATCACCAATACCGGGCAAGGACTGTGACGCACTACCTTCTCGGCTACACTGCCGAACATCCAGCGAGCCAAGCCGCCCCTGCCGTGGCTAGATATGACGATTAGATCGATAGCCTCCGCGCTGACGACATCGAGGATATCTTCGGCAGGCGCTCTATCACGCAGCAGGATCCGTGTCTTGAACCCTTGCCGGTCCAGTTCACCTTGCAGGGCTTCCAGATAGCTCTGAGCTTCCTGGTGAGCCTGTTGACGCGCTTCCTGCACCCAACCTATCCAACCCATCGTCTCTTCCGGATGTGATATTGGTGGTGTGGGGCTGGGGATATCCAGCACTCGCAGCAGGAAAATCTGACTCTCGAACTTCTTCGCCAGTGTAAGGGCAGCCGGCAGGGCTCTTTCTGACACAGGCGAGCCGTCCAATGGGACTAAAATGCGTTTGAACTCAGTCATGATCTACTTTCTCCTTTCTAATCTCGCAGGTTAACCACTGGGGATTCGACCATGAAGGCAGCACGGTTATCTGCCGGGAGAGCGAACCACTGTGTTGGGGTTCATCTCTGCTACGCGGGCCTGCTCTATCGATTCCGCAGCAGTTCATCCGTCACTTCCATTCACGCCGGCTTCAGATCAAGCACCGGCGTGCTGTTGATTGCATCCAGCCCCCGCACTCGTAACACGTTCCCCTCCACCGCTATCAGATCCACCACGGTAACGCCGACGGGGTTGGGTCGCCGCGGGCTGCGTAGGGCGAAAACTCCTCGCCGGGGGCAAGACCTGTCACCGCGAGGATGCTGAAGCAAGTCAAAGCCTTGTGAACGATGAAAGTAGAATACCACCATGACCTGCTGGCCCGGCTCCAGGCCCCTCAAGCCTTCGGTCAGGGCCGGATCGAGGACGATGCGAGATTCGGCAAACCGCATCTCCTGCGGCGCAGCTTTCTCCTCGAAATCGTTCTCGACGTAACCGATGGCCCGGAAAGTAACGGACTCTTCCGTCTTACTCGGCACTGGACAGGCGTTAGAGAAGGTCACGATCATCACCACCTTGGCCTACCGGGCGACATGGCGAAACGTCTCCCGCAAAGCGGCGATGATGCTGTCATCTTCGCCGGTGATCAGGCTATGGATGGACTCTTGGAAGCGTTTCATCTCGGTCTTTTCTTTCTGCACTCACTCTGTCCGGCTGTGCTATCCCACCATTGAGGACGGCGCTCTAGCGACGCGACGATGAGCGTGGCCACGGTGCCTATCCCTATTACTAGCTTGCTGCGATGAGATCAATCGGCAATCTTGATCACGGCGTTGGGCTGGTCCAGTTCTCCCTGTTTGGCCAGAATGAGAGCATCCTGTAAATCTTCAAAGGGGAACAGACTCGTCTCCACATTTAGTTCCAGCCCGTCGACAATGCTGAAGAACTCTTCTGCATCTGATTTTGTTAAGTGATACAAGGTCTTTATTGAGCGACCCCATAGGTTTTCACTGTAGTTTTTTATGACAATTGGAGACGCGCTCACGGGAGCCAAAACTAAGGTCCCGCCTTTTTTCAACAGAGAAAGGGCCGGCTCAACCAAGTTTCCCGCAGGGGGAAAGAGTATAGCTGCGTCTAGCACACAGGGCATTTCTTCTCTTGAGGCATTCGCGGCCCACTCTGCCCCTTCTCTTCTGGCTCGTTCGAGGTTCTTTTGAGATCGTGTGCTCACGTATGTCTTTATGCGCAGAGAATGAGCCACTTTGAGGGCAATGGAGGCCGTGGGGCCGTAGCCGTAGAGCCCCAATTTGTCACCTTCCTGGACCTCTGTGAGTTTGAATGCTGCGTATCCGGCGATGCCAGGACATATGAGCGGTGCAATCTCGGAAGGTTCCAGCCGGACCTCATTGAGCGGCAAGGCAAACGTTTCTGCAATCGTCACGTATTCTGCGTATCCACCATTCTCGTGCCAGCCCGTGGCTTTGAAATCGGGACAGTAGTTCTCTCTTCGAGATAAGCAGTACTTGCATCTTCCGCAGGTGCTGTGGAGCCAGTAGACGCCGGCCCTATCACCAACACTGAAGCGCCGGACGTTCTTCCCCACCTCATCAACCACACCCACGATCTCGTGCCCCAAAATGACGGGGGATTCCTTCAAGGGAAGGTCTCCCTCAGCGATGTGGATATCTGTCCTGCAGACCCCGCAAACGAGCACCTTGATACGCACTTCATCGTTCTGCGCATGAGGAGTGGGCACCTCCATGAACTTCAGCGGCCTATCCTCAATCTGTGCCTGTTCTTCGAGAATCCATGCCCTCATCATTCTCTCCTAAATCACAAGTGAGCCTGCGTAGCGTTCCCGAAAGGTTTCACTGAGACCCTCCCGGACCATCCTCACGGCACGTGGCAGGTAGTCCAGGATGTCTTGGGTCGTTATGCCATCTTCACGCTTGTCGTCAGCGGCCAGATCCCCTGAGAGCCCATGAATGAACACCCCCTGGCTCACTGCATCTCGAAGGGAGAGTCCCAGGCCGAACATGGCAGCAATCGTCCCCGTCAGCACATCACCCGATCCTGCTGTAGCCATACCGGAGTTCCCGCTCATGTTGATGAATACCCTCCCATCAGAATATCCAATGAGCGAATGGCCGCCTGTCAGGACGACTATGGCATTCAATTCTATCGCAGTGCGCTGCAGGACATCGACTTTGTAGGTGTCGATGTCGCCGACACTCATCCCCGTGATTCTAGCCATCTCGCCCAGGTGTGGAGTAAGAATGGTTTCTGCTTTTCGCTCTCTGATGATTTGCAGATCGCCACATAGCGCTGTAATGCCGTCACTGGCTATGAGCAATGGTTTATTGATCTCCTTTGCCAACTCCCTGACCAGTTGCTGAGTTTCCTTCTCCAGGGACAGACCGGGGCCGAGCACCACCATATCCATGTTCTCTGACAGTGCCAGTAATGCCTGCTTGTTCTCGAGAGAGATACTTCCCGCCTCTGTTTCTGTCTGAGGAACCAAGACGATCTCACTCCCCTTGTTGGCGACAAACGGTGTCATGGATTTGGGTGTAGCGAGGTGGGAATATCCGCCGCCGGCTTTCAGAAACGAGAGGGCCTCAAAATAGGGCGCCCCGAAGTAGCTGGAAGCCCCAGCAATGAAAAGCGCTTCACCGAGATCGCTTTTGTGACCATTTGGACCTCTGGGAGGTAGTTTCACCGGCTGGCTTATCTCGATTTTCAGCGCATCTGCGTTGTAGATGGATGGAGGAAAGGAGATGTGTGACACATATAGCTTCCCGCACAGGTCATATCCTGGGAAGAGCATATTGCCTAGCTTCGGGAGGCCGAAGGTCACGGTGCAATCGGCCTTCACCGCGACGCCCATGATTTTGCCCGTATCGCCGTGTACACCGGAGGGGATATCAATGCTAAACACCGTCTTTCCGCTCTGATTAATCAATTCAATGATTTCGCGATGTACGCCGCTAACATCCCGTGACAGACCAGTGCCGAATATTCCGTCCACGATGGCGTCACAACGAGCAATCTCTCCTCTAACCAGTTCGATAGATTTGATCCGTCGAACTTCTATGGGCAGGTGGGACACAATGTCCAGATTGATTTTCGCCGCACCTTTGATTCGGCTTGGATCACCCAAAATAAAAACCTTAACCGTCCCACCATTGGAGTGGATCTTTCGCGCAACAACGAAACCGTCGCCCCCGTTGTTGCCGATACCACAGAGGACGAGAAACTCCTTGTCCTTGATGCCGAGCTCCTTCAGTATCGCGAAGTACACAGCATGACCCGCGTTTTCCATCAGGAGTTCGGCCGAGATGCCGAATTCTCCGATAGCCGCCCTGTCCAGGGCTCTCATCTCGGAGACTCTGCTGATTTTCATGTCATACCTCTCGCTCTCGCACGAGATCCTATTTCCGCCTTTCGTCAAGCGTTCTACCCGGTGAGAGCCAGTTGGATGCTCCACAAGTAGACACTTGTCAGGAAAACTACCCGAGACTCTTTTCTTCAGCCCTTTCCAGCTTTTCGACGATCCTCTCTACGTCTGACTTGGCGTTCGCGGCTTCCATCGGCATTCCTTTTAGCCAGGACATGGCAATCGCGGGGTCTTCGTGAATGACCCCAATCGCCTCAATTCCTTGCTCCGCCAGTTTTTCCCTCATATACCCTTCCATTTCCTCATCTCTGACCCGGTTTAGTATCACCAAAACGCCTTTGATCGTCGCTTCTCTGAAGATGCGATTGGCCCACTCGACCAGGTCAGGGGTTTCCAAATGCTTCGTAGCTGGCAATCCGCCCGCCTTGATCTGGTTTACCATGTCTCTCATGTTGGCTGCCATCTGAATCGCCGCTGTGGTCGGATCGACGACGACCAATGCCCAATCCAAACCGGTTACAGCGCCCCGCGCCGAGTCCTCAAATCCCGCCTTGAAGTCTACCAGCGTGACAGGGGTTTCACCGTTCTGATGTATCCTCAGGTCCCTGGCGATCTTGGAAACAGGACCGTCGCATCCAGCGCCTGGACCTTGATCGCCGATCTTTCCAGCCGTCAGGAGCAATATCCCTCCGTCGTTTTGACTGTAGTGTCTGTCGGGAAGTTGATCCAGGGAGATATCTGCCCCCGGCAAAGGCGTTGGATCATCCACAGGGCAGGTGACAGATCCTCCGCTGAACACCACGCCCCCGAAATAGTCCAGGAGCTGGGTTGGAGCCGTTTCCATGCCCAAGGCCTGGTGCAGCCCCACATTGGTCGAATCGGCGTCCACCACACAGACTTCGTAACCGCTGTCTCTGAGCGCCATGGCCAGCAGAACCAGGGCTGTGCTCTTGCCACTCCCGCCCTTTCCAAACACGCCAATTCTCCT
The nucleotide sequence above comes from Chloroflexota bacterium. Encoded proteins:
- a CDS encoding V-type ATPase 116kDa subunit family protein → MLIPMTRLQVIGHKRDLDKTLQAVQVLACVQLIDGQQVHTELRPYALADEQRELETLSYLLARLDALLALLPRLPEEHPIPWVETDLCAGLQADLDRHAPTIEELARRREALRNDAEILPSYAETVRKLLRLTPELTKLQGYETIALLVQRRYSPAIELLAEEVEAIAGQEYELVYDQVDPDRIGAILVVPQRVAGQVQALLGQVQVSQVRLPESLQDVPFQDALGRIQRRLEGIPGELEQVDVQLQQAAERHRRRWLGARHALARRLEQLRARRHLGETDHAFVLIGWVPQRELVPVVAALENRLPDQLAIQELPPSQEEASTAPVLLENQSVARPYEFFIRLLALPRAGSLDPTAWMALFMPLFFGLMLGDIGYGLVILLIAAFVHYRSDKGSSLRDVTAFLMMGAGWSIVWGLVFGEFFGSLGHALGLQPLWLERSSPDALAPLLIFALAIGAVHVTLGLVLGVWSAWCAHHTDKLWERAGMLVGLCGLFLLAGVAAQQLPSGWTTPGLVVVLVGLVLLIRGMGPLGALMAPVELLGVVGNILSYLRLAAIGLASVYLALVGNEMASRVGVVWVGVIIALLFHALNIALGAFSPSIHALRLHYVEFFSKFYEDGGKPFQPFGLASTEPDIGQPGTAAAAQVPGPTGSTGLSSL
- a CDS encoding alcohol dehydrogenase catalytic domain-containing protein gives rise to the protein MMRAWILEEQAQIEDRPLKFMEVPTPHAQNDEVRIKVLVCGVCRTDIHIAEGDLPLKESPVILGHEIVGVVDEVGKNVRRFSVGDRAGVYWLHSTCGRCKYCLSRRENYCPDFKATGWHENGGYAEYVTIAETFALPLNEVRLEPSEIAPLICPGIAGYAAFKLTEVQEGDKLGLYGYGPTASIALKVAHSLRIKTYVSTRSQKNLERARREGAEWAANASREEMPCVLDAAILFPPAGNLVEPALSLLKKGGTLVLAPVSASPIVIKNYSENLWGRSIKTLYHLTKSDAEEFFSIVDGLELNVETSLFPFEDLQDALILAKQGELDQPNAVIKIAD
- a CDS encoding P-loop NTPase, which produces MEHKKALTGRRIGVFGKGGSGKSTALVLLAMALRDSGYEVCVVDADSTNVGLHQALGMETAPTQLLDYFGGVVFSGGSVTCPVDDPTPLPGADISLDQLPDRHYSQNDGGILLLTAGKIGDQGPGAGCDGPVSKIARDLRIHQNGETPVTLVDFKAGFEDSARGAVTGLDWALVVVDPTTAAIQMAANMRDMVNQIKAGGLPATKHLETPDLVEWANRIFREATIKGVLVILNRVRDEEMEGYMREKLAEQGIEAIGVIHEDPAIAMSWLKGMPMEAANAKSDVERIVEKLERAEEKSLG
- a CDS encoding NAD(P)H-hydrate dehydratase, which gives rise to MKISRVSEMRALDRAAIGEFGISAELLMENAGHAVYFAILKELGIKDKEFLVLCGIGNNGGDGFVVARKIHSNGGTVKVFILGDPSRIKGAAKINLDIVSHLPIEVRRIKSIELVRGEIARCDAIVDGIFGTGLSRDVSGVHREIIELINQSGKTVFSIDIPSGVHGDTGKIMGVAVKADCTVTFGLPKLGNMLFPGYDLCGKLYVSHISFPPSIYNADALKIEISQPVKLPPRGPNGHKSDLGEALFIAGASSYFGAPYFEALSFLKAGGGYSHLATPKSMTPFVANKGSEIVLVPQTETEAGSISLENKQALLALSENMDMVVLGPGLSLEKETQQLVRELAKEINKPLLIASDGITALCGDLQIIRERKAETILTPHLGEMARITGMSVGDIDTYKVDVLQRTAIELNAIVVLTGGHSLIGYSDGRVFINMSGNSGMATAGSGDVLTGTIAAMFGLGLSLRDAVSQGVFIHGLSGDLAADDKREDGITTQDILDYLPRAVRMVREGLSETFRERYAGSLVI
- a CDS encoding universal stress protein produces the protein MTEFKRILVPLDGSPVSERALPAALTLAKKFESQIFLLRVLDIPSPTPPISHPEETMGWIGWVQEARQQAHQEAQSYLEALQGELDRQGFKTRILLRDRAPAEDILDVVSAEAIDLIVISSHGRGGLARWMFGSVAEKVVRHSPCPVLVIRQQPETIEEP
- a CDS encoding V-type ATP synthase subunit D, which codes for MPLEQVTATRSELNQKRAQLELTAQAEELLRQKRNVLMEELMSSADAVMEEVETLDEVAAAARRSLALAQALDGPEVLGSLALAGLDPLNVPVTSTRVMGVNVLRIEPQRLASPPQDRPYGPTDSTPRLEAVVSAFESELEVLLKVANSELRLRRLAEAIRQTTRRVNALEHILLPRLHHQLRTIGLRLAEREREEVYRLKRVKERRTRNRLSSGQTWSNSNDVV
- the tsaA gene encoding tRNA (N6-threonylcarbamoyladenosine(37)-N6)-methyltransferase TrmO; translated protein: MTFSNACPVPSKTEESVTFRAIGYVENDFEEKAAPQEMRFAESRIVLDPALTEGLRGLEPGQQVMVVFYFHRSQGFDLLQHPRGDRSCPRRGVFALRSPRRPNPVGVTVVDLIAVEGNVLRVRGLDAINSTPVLDLKPA